One genomic segment of Porphyromonadaceae bacterium W3.11 includes these proteins:
- a CDS encoding TMEM175 family protein — MNKGRLEAFSDGVLAIIITIMVLSMKTPEDVTLSALYPVIPVFMSYLLSYIYIGIYWINHHHIMQVTERIDGKILWANLHLLFWLSLIPFSTSWVGQNHLSALPVAVYGFVLFMSAISFRLLEMALIKCHDSDFPLRSLHSGGKKEKWSIIIYFISIPLAFVSVWGSIIAYFGLACWWLIPSKELEKEMDGRDSL; from the coding sequence ATGAATAAGGGAAGATTAGAAGCCTTTAGCGATGGTGTACTGGCCATCATTATAACCATCATGGTGCTTTCTATGAAAACGCCAGAGGATGTTACTTTGTCAGCCTTATACCCGGTCATACCAGTATTTATGAGTTATTTATTGAGTTACATATACATCGGGATATACTGGATTAATCACCATCATATCATGCAAGTGACCGAGCGAATAGATGGTAAAATTCTTTGGGCTAATCTCCATCTGTTATTCTGGTTGTCACTTATTCCTTTTAGTACAAGCTGGGTGGGACAAAATCACCTTTCAGCTCTCCCTGTGGCAGTATATGGATTTGTACTATTTATGTCAGCAATTTCATTTAGATTACTTGAAATGGCTCTAATCAAATGTCACGATAGTGATTTCCCGTTGCGAAGTTTGCATAGCGGCGGAAAGAAAGAAAAGTGGTCTATCATTATCTACTTCATATCTATACCCTTGGCGTTTGTATCCGTATGGGGTTCCATCATTGCCTACTTCGGACTGGCATGCTGGTGGCTGATCCCAAGTAAAGAGCTAGAAAAGGAAATGGACGGACGTGACTCTCTCTGA
- a CDS encoding PAS domain-containing protein, which produces MNKIFENVDLDKLTRMLAIKKEFDNGHISLEDAKKRMKEEVGKISPEEYAASEQLLKENNPDECRNENVRTMLDIFDGLIPETQIELPFGHPIDAYKRENIELEILLATGESIWDQEFIKNQWLELMEKIMLYKVHFSRKQNQLYSILEKKGFDRPTTTMWPYDDAIKEEMNSAMQALQNDDLSGFRFAYREMTIDLRDLMAKEELILYPTSLKLISENEFEEMKSGDREIGFFMIDMPEYIQSPKTDKEDKEGFVDELSSLLQKYGLGGKTTSNEVLNVSEGQLTLEQINLLFRHLPVDISYVDENEIVKFYTDTPHRVFPRSKGVIGREVRNCHPPKSVHLVEEIIEKFRTGEKDSTDFWINKPGIFIYIKYVAVRDEHGTFRGVLEMMQDCTRIREVEDSRTLLTWDEEQKEQKKQDQVDPSTSNSQSEISDDVTAKTKLKELLNRYPQLIHDLPKIDEKFKMLNTPIAKVILPKATIQMMSQRADIPLDKLIKKIKGLIDNYKN; this is translated from the coding sequence ATGAATAAAATATTTGAGAATGTCGATCTTGACAAACTAACTAGAATGCTGGCAATAAAAAAAGAATTTGACAATGGTCATATTTCTTTAGAAGACGCCAAGAAAAGAATGAAAGAGGAAGTCGGGAAAATCTCGCCTGAAGAATATGCTGCGTCAGAACAACTTCTTAAGGAAAATAACCCCGATGAGTGCCGAAATGAAAACGTCAGAACAATGCTAGACATTTTCGATGGACTCATCCCTGAGACTCAAATAGAGCTCCCTTTTGGTCATCCAATTGATGCATACAAAAGAGAAAACATTGAACTTGAAATACTTCTTGCTACAGGAGAGAGCATTTGGGATCAGGAGTTTATTAAAAATCAGTGGTTGGAACTAATGGAGAAAATCATGCTCTATAAAGTCCATTTTTCTCGTAAACAAAATCAACTCTATTCTATATTAGAAAAGAAAGGTTTTGACAGACCCACCACTACGATGTGGCCCTACGATGACGCGATAAAGGAGGAGATGAATTCAGCGATGCAAGCTCTTCAGAATGATGACTTATCAGGATTTCGTTTCGCTTATCGTGAGATGACTATAGATCTCCGTGATCTTATGGCTAAAGAAGAATTAATCCTATATCCTACATCTCTAAAACTCATATCCGAAAATGAATTTGAGGAGATGAAATCTGGAGATAGAGAGATTGGCTTCTTCATGATAGATATGCCTGAATATATTCAATCCCCAAAAACAGATAAGGAAGATAAAGAAGGATTTGTAGATGAGCTATCCTCTTTACTCCAAAAGTATGGATTGGGAGGGAAAACGACATCCAACGAAGTATTAAATGTCTCAGAAGGTCAATTAACCTTAGAGCAAATCAACCTTCTCTTTCGCCATTTACCCGTAGATATCTCCTACGTTGATGAGAATGAGATCGTTAAGTTTTATACAGACACACCACATAGAGTTTTTCCACGTAGTAAGGGAGTCATTGGTAGAGAGGTCCGAAATTGTCATCCCCCTAAGAGTGTCCACCTAGTAGAGGAAATCATTGAAAAGTTCAGGACTGGAGAAAAAGATAGCACGGACTTTTGGATCAATAAACCAGGGATTTTCATTTATATCAAATACGTAGCAGTCAGAGACGAGCATGGAACATTCAGAGGAGTACTGGAAATGATGCAGGACTGTACGCGTATCAGAGAAGTTGAAGACTCGAGGACCTTACTAACATGGGATGAGGAGCAAAAAGAACAAAAGAAACAAGACCAAGTAGATCCCTCTACGAGTAATTCTCAAAGTGAAATAAGTGACGATGTCACGGCTAAGACAAAGCTGAAAGAGCTACTGAATCGCTACCCTCAGTTGATTCATGACTTACCAAAGATTGACGAAAAGTTCAAAATGCTCAACACTCCGATTGCTAAAGTTATTCTACCTAAAGCAACCATTCAGATGATGAGTCAACGTGCGGACATTCCATTGGATAAACTCATCAAGAAGATAAAAGGGTTGATTGATAACTATAAAAATTAA
- a CDS encoding NAD(P) transhydrogenase subunit alpha, with the protein MIIAIPREIMHGESRVSATPETVKKFIEDGATVLVEAGAGEPSFHHDDDYKEAGATLLTDTADLFQRADVILKVKEPLFNEKLGKHEVELMHEGQVLITFIHPASPVNHEMVRMLAKQGVIGLTLDGVPRISRAQNLDALTSMSTCAGYKGILMAANDLASFVPQMFTAVGQIKPAKVMVIGVGVAGLQALATARRLGAITYAADIRPAAAEQATSLGAKVVETGVAPELAIAEGGYAKHLPADVLAKERELLLPTIKEMDIVFCSALVPGKIAPTIITEEMVKQMKPGSVIVDISIDQGGNCEITPPGDKERKHGVMINGIKNIPGLLPNSSTWMFSQNIYHLVKYLTKDGKIQLDMTDEICQKILVTRDHEIVHEGTLEAMAK; encoded by the coding sequence ATGATAATAGCTATTCCAAGGGAGATTATGCATGGCGAAAGTCGTGTTTCGGCTACTCCAGAGACTGTGAAAAAGTTTATTGAAGATGGAGCCACTGTTTTAGTTGAGGCAGGTGCTGGTGAGCCATCATTTCATCATGATGATGACTATAAGGAAGCAGGGGCTACACTACTTACAGATACCGCAGACCTTTTTCAGAGAGCGGATGTGATTCTAAAGGTTAAAGAGCCTCTATTTAATGAGAAACTAGGAAAGCACGAAGTCGAACTGATGCACGAGGGGCAAGTATTGATTACTTTTATCCACCCAGCATCACCAGTAAATCATGAGATGGTCAGGATGCTCGCTAAGCAAGGTGTCATAGGCCTGACACTTGATGGTGTGCCACGTATCTCACGTGCTCAAAATCTTGATGCCTTGACTTCTATGAGTACATGTGCTGGCTATAAGGGTATCTTGATGGCTGCTAACGATCTTGCTAGCTTCGTTCCACAAATGTTTACAGCTGTTGGTCAGATCAAGCCAGCTAAGGTTATGGTCATTGGAGTAGGGGTAGCTGGACTTCAGGCCCTTGCTACAGCTAGACGTCTAGGTGCCATTACGTATGCGGCAGACATTCGTCCTGCCGCTGCAGAACAGGCTACTTCTCTAGGAGCTAAAGTTGTAGAGACTGGTGTCGCTCCCGAATTAGCTATTGCTGAAGGTGGATATGCTAAGCACTTACCAGCTGATGTGTTGGCAAAAGAGCGTGAATTGCTTCTCCCAACTATTAAGGAGATGGATATCGTCTTCTGTAGTGCACTAGTGCCAGGAAAGATAGCTCCAACTATCATCACTGAAGAGATGGTTAAGCAGATGAAGCCTGGATCGGTCATTGTAGATATTTCTATTGACCAAGGTGGTAACTGTGAGATCACACCTCCAGGAGATAAAGAACGTAAGCACGGTGTGATGATTAATGGTATTAAGAATATACCTGGATTATTACCAAATAGCTCTACATGGATGTTCTCACAGAATATTTATCACCTTGTGAAGTATTTGACTAAGGATGGTAAGATCCAGTTAGATATGACAGACGAAATATGCCAGAAGATCTTAGTTACTCGTGATCATGAGATCGTTCACGAAGGAACACTTGAAGCAATGGCTAAGTAA
- a CDS encoding IS256 family transposase — protein sequence MQFKEILSNVMTEPNGVGRLMELIIEIAMQGERELYKEDSGDVSNGYRPRRIFASGNMLELRVPRTRQQGFMPLILGVLKDQEKEMGELAGYLYSCGNTMEDISGVFERLYGKRYSTSQINRLSLSTQEAVEEWRQRRLPRTLEALVIDATYLPVRRGESVSKEAFFVVMSLDSEGRRDIVGVYNNPTEGSGIWGEFFEDLKSRGLEEVGLIISDGLNNIEEVAREHFTEVEVQLCTVHLQREITRKIRPRDKSAIASDLQEVFSKDGSRSSPLDGLESFKNFAFRWRKSYPFLTKIANGQRIEYYFTYLKYDVSVRKYIHSTNWIERFNRQVKKGARYKCALPSVESALHLIGSIAINANYLKKRIGDLTLGLRKNNEK from the coding sequence ATGCAATTTAAGGAAATTCTATCAAACGTGATGACAGAGCCAAATGGAGTTGGTCGTTTAATGGAGTTAATCATCGAAATAGCGATGCAAGGGGAGAGGGAACTGTATAAAGAAGATAGTGGCGATGTGAGCAATGGATACCGCCCCCGTCGCATCTTTGCGAGTGGTAATATGCTAGAATTACGAGTACCCCGAACTCGACAGCAGGGCTTCATGCCCTTGATTTTAGGCGTTCTCAAAGATCAAGAGAAAGAGATGGGAGAACTAGCAGGTTATCTATATAGCTGCGGTAATACGATGGAGGATATCTCTGGAGTATTCGAGCGTTTGTATGGTAAACGTTATAGTACGAGTCAAATCAATCGTCTCTCCTTATCGACCCAAGAAGCAGTAGAAGAGTGGCGTCAAAGACGTCTACCGAGGACTTTAGAGGCACTTGTTATCGATGCTACATATCTTCCTGTACGGAGAGGAGAAAGTGTGAGCAAGGAGGCATTTTTTGTAGTGATGAGTTTAGATAGCGAAGGACGTCGAGACATCGTGGGTGTCTATAATAATCCAACAGAGGGAAGCGGCATCTGGGGCGAGTTTTTTGAGGATCTAAAAAGCCGAGGACTCGAAGAGGTAGGACTAATCATTTCAGACGGGTTGAATAACATTGAAGAGGTTGCACGTGAGCACTTTACAGAAGTGGAAGTCCAGCTCTGCACGGTGCATCTACAGCGAGAAATAACTCGAAAGATACGCCCTCGAGATAAGTCAGCCATCGCAAGTGATCTACAGGAGGTCTTTAGTAAAGACGGCTCAAGAAGCTCACCTTTAGATGGCCTAGAGAGCTTTAAAAACTTTGCGTTCAGATGGCGTAAGAGCTATCCTTTTCTCACAAAAATAGCTAACGGTCAGAGGATAGAGTATTACTTCACATACCTAAAATACGACGTCAGTGTTCGCAAGTACATTCATAGTACTAACTGGATAGAACGCTTCAATAGACAGGTAAAGAAAGGGGCTCGATATAAATGTGCATTACCTAGCGTAGAATCCGCTCTACACTTGATAGGTAGTATTGCAATCAATGCAAACTATCTGAAGAAAAGAATAGGAGATCTAACTCTTGGACTTAGGAAGAACAATGAAAAGTAA
- a CDS encoding NAD(P) transhydrogenase subunit alpha: protein MTHPLVLVLIFIVSSIVGYFVIRKIPSLLHTPLMSGMNALSGITVIGALIVLIDALSLRKIFNESIFGPTPALGVAIIIAGIAIIFAMVNIVGGFGVTERMLKMFKSKKQKGGVK, encoded by the coding sequence ATGACTCATCCACTTGTATTAGTATTGATATTTATAGTCTCCTCGATAGTAGGATACTTTGTTATTCGGAAGATTCCGAGCTTGCTTCACACCCCACTAATGTCGGGCATGAATGCTCTTTCTGGAATTACAGTGATAGGAGCATTAATTGTGTTGATTGATGCACTTTCACTTCGTAAGATATTTAATGAAAGTATCTTTGGACCTACCCCTGCTTTAGGTGTCGCAATCATCATTGCAGGCATCGCAATCATTTTTGCTATGGTTAATATAGTAGGAGGATTTGGCGTTACTGAGAGAATGCTGAAAATGTTTAAGAGCAAAAAGCAGAAAGGAGGAGTTAAGTAA
- the glyA gene encoding serine hydroxymethyltransferase translates to MRKDEKIFDLIAQEKERQINGLELIASENFVSDEVLAAMGSVMTNKYAEGYPGKRYYGGCEIVDQSEQLAIDRLKEIYGCVWANVQPHSGAQANNPIYLTVLKPGDTFMGLNLDHGGHLTHGSPVNSSGILYNPIAYQLKKEDGRVDYDQMERDALKHKPKLIVGGGSAYSREWDYARMRDIADKVGAILWIDMAHPAGLIAAGLLENPVKYAHVVTSTTHKTLRGPRGGIIMVGKDFENPWGKKTKKGVTRTFTSLLDSAVFPGLQGGPLEHIIAAKAVAFHEALDPSFKDYQKQVKANANTMAQTFMELGYKVVSDGTDNHLMLIDLRKKFPDLTGRVAETVLGQAHITINKNMVPFDDRSAFQTSGIRVGAPAITTRGVKEEEAKAIVKLIDRVLSNPTDEALHKNVAMEVKEMMSKHPLFAW, encoded by the coding sequence ATGAGAAAAGACGAGAAGATTTTCGATTTAATTGCTCAAGAAAAGGAACGTCAAATTAACGGACTAGAGCTAATCGCTTCTGAGAACTTTGTAAGCGATGAAGTACTTGCTGCTATGGGTAGCGTTATGACCAATAAGTATGCTGAAGGTTACCCTGGTAAAAGATACTATGGCGGATGCGAAATTGTGGACCAGTCAGAACAATTAGCTATCGACCGACTAAAGGAAATTTACGGATGTGTATGGGCTAACGTACAACCTCATTCAGGTGCACAAGCTAATAATCCAATCTACCTAACCGTACTTAAGCCTGGTGATACATTTATGGGATTGAACCTTGACCACGGTGGTCACCTCACTCACGGTTCTCCTGTAAATAGTTCAGGTATCCTCTACAATCCTATTGCTTATCAGCTTAAGAAAGAAGATGGTAGAGTAGATTATGATCAGATGGAAAGAGATGCACTTAAGCACAAACCCAAGCTAATCGTAGGTGGTGGTTCTGCTTATTCTCGTGAATGGGATTACGCTCGTATGCGTGACATTGCAGATAAGGTTGGTGCTATTCTCTGGATTGATATGGCTCACCCAGCAGGTTTGATCGCAGCAGGACTGCTTGAGAACCCTGTTAAGTACGCTCACGTAGTCACTTCTACTACCCACAAGACTCTTCGTGGTCCTCGTGGCGGTATTATCATGGTAGGTAAGGACTTCGAAAATCCATGGGGTAAGAAGACTAAGAAAGGCGTAACACGTACATTCACTTCTCTTCTTGATTCTGCTGTGTTCCCAGGACTGCAAGGTGGTCCTCTCGAGCACATCATTGCAGCTAAGGCTGTAGCATTCCACGAAGCCCTTGATCCTTCATTCAAGGATTACCAAAAACAGGTTAAGGCTAATGCTAACACTATGGCTCAAACATTCATGGAACTTGGTTATAAAGTTGTATCCGATGGTACTGACAACCACTTGATGCTCATCGACCTTCGCAAGAAATTCCCAGATCTTACAGGTCGTGTAGCTGAGACTGTACTAGGTCAGGCACATATTACCATTAATAAGAATATGGTACCATTTGATGACCGTTCTGCATTCCAGACTAGTGGTATCCGTGTAGGTGCTCCTGCTATCACCACTCGTGGTGTAAAGGAAGAAGAAGCTAAGGCCATCGTTAAGTTGATCGACCGTGTACTTTCTAATCCAACTGATGAAGCTCTTCATAAGAATGTAGCTATGGAAGTTAAGGAAATGATGAGCAAGCACCCTCTTTTCGCTTGGTAA
- the gdhA gene encoding NADP-specific glutamate dehydrogenase yields the protein MKTDEIIKDLQQKHPGESEYLEAVREVLTSIEDVYNQHPEFERNKIIERLVEPDRIIIFRVPWVDDNEEVQVNIGYRVQFNNAIGPYKGGIRFQPNVNLSIIKFLGFEQIFKNALTTLPLGGAKGGSDFNPSGRSDTEIMRFCQAYMLELYRHLGPNTDVPAGDMGVGGREVGYMYGMYRKLRNETTGAFTGKGLSYGGSILRPEATGYGAIYFLNQLLETHGHSLKGKTVAVSGFGQVAWGAVKKAVELGAKVICISGPDGYVYDSEGLSGEKIDYMLELRNSGKNIVKPYADKYGVEYYAGKKPWEQKADIYLPCATQNELNLDDAEAIISNGALAVCEVSNMGCTLDATTYFVQNKLLYGPCKAVNAGGVACSGLEMSQNSSHFAWTAEQVDEALHRIMSNIHEQCVLHGQEGDYINYVKGANIAGFMKVAEAMLEQGIV from the coding sequence ATGAAAACAGATGAAATTATAAAAGACTTACAGCAAAAACACCCAGGGGAGTCGGAATATTTAGAAGCCGTAAGAGAGGTCTTGACTTCAATAGAGGATGTTTATAACCAGCATCCAGAGTTTGAGAGGAATAAAATTATTGAGCGATTGGTGGAGCCAGATCGTATAATTATCTTTAGAGTTCCTTGGGTAGATGATAATGAAGAGGTGCAGGTGAATATTGGATACAGGGTTCAATTCAATAATGCCATCGGCCCATACAAAGGAGGTATTCGTTTTCAACCCAATGTGAATCTATCTATTATAAAGTTTTTAGGTTTTGAACAAATTTTCAAAAATGCCTTGACTACACTGCCACTGGGCGGAGCAAAGGGCGGAAGTGACTTTAATCCAAGCGGTAGATCTGATACAGAGATTATGCGTTTTTGCCAAGCATACATGTTAGAGCTTTATCGACATTTAGGTCCTAATACGGATGTTCCAGCTGGTGATATGGGCGTTGGTGGACGTGAAGTAGGCTATATGTATGGCATGTATCGTAAGCTTAGGAATGAAACTACAGGTGCATTTACAGGTAAGGGTCTTTCATATGGAGGTTCTATTTTAAGACCGGAAGCTACTGGTTATGGTGCTATATACTTTCTGAATCAGTTACTTGAAACTCATGGGCACTCTCTTAAGGGTAAGACTGTAGCAGTCTCTGGTTTTGGTCAAGTTGCGTGGGGTGCAGTCAAAAAAGCTGTCGAGTTAGGAGCCAAGGTTATTTGTATTTCAGGCCCTGATGGATATGTCTATGATAGTGAGGGGCTCTCTGGGGAGAAGATAGATTACATGTTGGAGTTACGTAATAGTGGCAAAAATATAGTTAAGCCATACGCAGATAAGTATGGTGTAGAGTACTACGCTGGTAAGAAGCCATGGGAGCAGAAAGCGGATATTTACCTGCCATGTGCTACCCAGAATGAACTCAATCTTGATGATGCGGAGGCTATCATTTCAAACGGTGCTTTGGCTGTATGTGAAGTGTCAAATATGGGCTGTACATTGGATGCTACTACCTATTTTGTTCAAAACAAGTTGCTGTATGGACCATGTAAGGCTGTTAATGCAGGTGGAGTTGCATGTTCAGGATTGGAAATGTCCCAAAACTCATCTCACTTCGCTTGGACCGCGGAGCAGGTTGATGAAGCGTTACATAGAATTATGAGTAATATTCATGAGCAGTGTGTACTTCATGGTCAGGAAGGTGACTACATTAATTATGTAAAGGGTGCAAATATTGCTGGATTTATGAAGGTTGCTGAAGCGATGCTAGAGCAAGGTATAGTATAA
- a CDS encoding NAD(P)(+) transhydrogenase (Re/Si-specific) subunit beta yields the protein MNILIPVLVVLGLWLMSRVPSAVKGNRLSILAMFLAVVFALWAADMVSILVALLFIVIGGLIGLMLAKKVTMIQMPQTVGLLNGLGGGASALVGIVSLMGIMSPEVFAERVAISLFSSHHSGVLLTSFEVATAVLAIMVGMLTLTGSLVAAGKLHKVLPQKPVVYKKHSMMIGILLGLLLAIFVWATWFVTMNTLTGVILSAVIVSALFGWLFAIRVGGADMPITISLLNSLSGVAGSIAGMAIGNIMLVAIGGIVGASGLLLTQIMCKAMNRNLLDILLGKTSAPSSKKDKGTPLSQPTAQKAVEVKQSSLADVMKAAKSVIIVPGYGMALAQAQHQVKQLGDAFEKNGAKVRYAIHPVAGRMPGHMNVLLAEADVDYEELYEMEAINDDFKDTDLVVVIGANDVLNPAARDAEGTPIYGMPVLNVDQAKHVVICNFDLNPGYAGVPNPLYDRANGVTIKLGDAKETVSNLITELQSHKSSSADVTVPVNSLGSTLKSAKSVIIVPGYGMALAQAQHQVKQLGDAFEKNGAKVRYAIHPVAGRMPGHMNVLLAEADVDYEELYEMEAINDDFKDTDLVVVIGANDVLNPAARNAEGTPIYGMPVLNVDQAKHVVICNFDLNPGYAGVPNPLYEKSEGVTLKLGDAKESVSNLISELQNTDTVSSSSNKTNELSATMKAAKSVIIVPGYGMALAQAQHQVKQLGDAFEKNGAKVRYAIHPVAGRMPGHMNVLLAEADVDYEELYEMEAINDDFKDTDLVVVIGANDVLNPAARDAEGTPIYGMPVLNVDQAKHVVICNFDLNPGYAGVPNPLYEKSEGVTLKLGDAKESVAELISDLQSTASDSNNGGQEADLGTVIKSAKSVIIVPGYGMALAQAQHQVKQLGDALEKNGAKVRYAIHPVAGRMPGHMNVLLAEADVDYEELYEMEAINDDFKATDLVVVIGANDVLNPAARDAEGTPIYGMPVLNVDQAKYVIICNYDLNPGYAGVPNPLYERSEGVTLLLGDAKESLDKLLSEVR from the coding sequence ATGAATATATTGATTCCTGTACTTGTCGTACTTGGACTGTGGTTAATGAGTCGTGTTCCTAGTGCTGTTAAAGGAAATCGCCTGAGTATATTGGCGATGTTCTTGGCAGTAGTATTTGCTCTTTGGGCAGCTGATATGGTCTCTATATTGGTAGCACTATTATTCATTGTAATAGGTGGATTGATAGGTCTAATGCTGGCTAAAAAAGTTACCATGATACAGATGCCACAAACTGTAGGGCTATTAAATGGTCTTGGTGGAGGTGCATCCGCACTGGTGGGTATCGTTTCATTGATGGGCATAATGAGTCCCGAGGTATTTGCAGAGAGAGTAGCTATTTCACTATTTTCAAGCCATCATTCAGGAGTTCTTCTGACTTCTTTCGAGGTTGCAACTGCGGTATTAGCTATCATGGTTGGTATGCTAACCCTGACAGGAAGTTTAGTCGCTGCTGGTAAGCTACATAAAGTTCTTCCTCAAAAGCCAGTAGTGTATAAGAAGCACTCCATGATGATTGGTATCCTTTTGGGTCTATTACTAGCTATCTTTGTATGGGCGACATGGTTCGTCACTATGAATACCCTCACAGGCGTAATTTTGAGTGCAGTGATTGTCTCCGCTTTATTTGGGTGGCTGTTTGCTATTCGAGTTGGAGGTGCAGATATGCCTATTACCATTTCTCTACTCAACTCACTTAGTGGTGTAGCTGGTAGTATTGCTGGTATGGCTATTGGTAATATTATGCTGGTAGCAATTGGAGGTATAGTGGGTGCTTCAGGCCTATTGCTAACACAGATTATGTGTAAAGCTATGAATCGTAATTTGCTAGATATCCTATTAGGGAAAACTTCTGCACCATCTAGCAAGAAGGATAAAGGTACACCTTTATCTCAACCTACTGCACAAAAGGCTGTTGAAGTAAAGCAAAGCTCATTAGCCGACGTTATGAAAGCTGCAAAGTCTGTGATTATCGTTCCAGGATATGGAATGGCCCTCGCACAGGCACAGCATCAAGTCAAGCAACTTGGAGATGCCTTTGAGAAGAATGGAGCAAAAGTCCGTTACGCTATTCACCCAGTAGCTGGACGTATGCCAGGTCACATGAATGTCCTGCTCGCCGAAGCCGATGTGGATTATGAGGAGCTGTATGAGATGGAGGCAATCAATGATGACTTCAAGGATACCGACTTAGTAGTTGTCATTGGAGCCAATGACGTCCTTAACCCAGCTGCTCGGGATGCCGAAGGTACACCAATATATGGTATGCCGGTGCTGAATGTAGATCAAGCTAAGCATGTCGTTATTTGTAACTTCGACCTCAATCCAGGTTATGCAGGTGTGCCTAATCCCCTGTATGATAGAGCTAATGGCGTTACTATCAAGCTAGGTGATGCCAAAGAAACGGTGTCAAATCTTATTACTGAATTACAAAGCCATAAGAGCTCTTCTGCTGATGTAACCGTCCCTGTTAATAGTCTAGGCAGTACACTAAAGTCAGCTAAGTCAGTGATCATCGTCCCTGGATATGGAATGGCACTTGCACAGGCACAGCATCAAGTCAAGCAGCTAGGGGATGCCTTTGAGAAGAATGGAGCAAAGGTCCGTTATGCTATTCATCCTGTAGCTGGACGTATGCCAGGCCATATGAATGTCCTGCTCGCCGAAGCCGATGTGGATTATGAGGAGCTGTATGAGATGGAGGCAATCAATGATGACTTTAAGGATACCGACTTAGTGGTCGTCATTGGTGCCAATGACGTGCTTAACCCAGCTGCGCGTAATGCCGAAGGCACTCCAATATATGGTATGCCTGTGCTGAATGTAGATCAAGCTAAGCATGTCGTTATCTGTAACTTTGACCTCAATCCAGGTTATGCCGGTGTGCCTAACCCTCTTTATGAGAAGTCAGAAGGCGTAACTCTTAAGCTAGGAGATGCTAAAGAATCTGTGTCAAATCTTATTTCAGAGCTTCAAAATACTGATACTGTTTCAAGCTCTTCTAATAAGACTAATGAGTTATCAGCTACAATGAAGGCTGCTAAGTCAGTAATCATTGTGCCAGGATATGGTATGGCATTAGCACAGGCTCAGCATCAAGTCAAACAGCTAGGGGATGCCTTTGAGAAGAATGGAGCAAAGGTCCGTTACGCTATTCACCCTGTAGCTGGACGTATGCCAGGTCATATGAATGTGCTGCTCGCCGAAGCCGATGTGGATTATGAGGAGCTGTATGAGATGGAGGCAATCAATGATGACTTTAAGGATACCGACTTAGTAGTTGTCATTGGTGCCAATGACGTCCTTAACCCAGCTGCCCGCGATGCCGAAGGTACACCAATATATGGTATGCCTGTGCTAAATGTAGATCAAGCTAAGCATGTCGTTATTTGTAACTTCGACCTCAATCCAGGTTATGCCGGTGTACCTAACCCACTTTATGAGAAGTCAGAAGGTGTTACTCTTAAGCTAGGAGATGCTAAGGAAAGTGTGGCAGAACTTATTTCTGACCTTCAAAGTACAGCCTCCGATTCTAATAATGGAGGGCAAGAGGCTGACCTTGGTACGGTTATTAAGTCAGCTAAGTCAGTGATCATTGTTCCTGGATATGGTATGGCATTAGCACAGGCACAGCATCAAGTTAAGCAACTAGGTGATGCCTTAGAAAAGAATGGAGCAAAGGTCCGTTATGCTATTCACCCTGTAGCTGGACGTATGCCAGGCCATATGAATGTCCTGCTAGCCGAGGCCGATGTGGATTATGAGGAGCTGTATGAGATGGAGGCAATCAATGATGACTTTAAGGCTACCGACTTAGTGGTTGTCATTGGTGCCAATGACGTCCTTAATCCAGCAGCACGTGATGCCGAAGGCACTCCTATATATGGTATGCCAGTGCTGAATGTGGATCAAGCTAAGTATGTTATTATTTGTAACTATGATCTAAACCCTGGTTATGCTGGTGTGCCTAACCCTCTTTATGAAAGAAGTGAAGGGGTAACATTGCTGCTCGGTGATGCCAAGGAGTCATTAGACAAACTTCTATCAGAAGTAAGATGA